The Methylomonas montana DNA window GGCCGACAGTTCGCTCGGGCATCTGTTCGGTTTCCAGCATTTGCTGCTGGCGACGCTGCGGCTGTTCGGCGACCAATGGCCGCATTATTACCGCGAAACGGTTAAAAACAGCTGGTTTTGGGGCAACACCCTGAATCCTCTGGATACCCGCGCCAAGATTAGCGCAGACGGTCAGGACTGGCTGGTGCAGGGCACCAAAAGCTTTTGCTCCGGCGCCACCGATTCCGATCACTTAATCGTATCGGCCTTGACGGAGGCGGGTGGCAAATTAGTTATCGCCGCGATTCCCAGCGATCGCCCAGGCATCCGGATTCATTCGGATTGGGACAATATGGGGCAGCGCCAGACCGACAGCGGCACGGTGGACTTTCATGGAGTGCGCATCTATGACCATGAAATCTTAAGGCAACCCGGCCCCTTGGGCAGCGTGTTTGCCACCTTGCGCCCGTTGATTGCGCAACTGGTGTTAATCAATATCTACTTAGGTATTGGGGAAGGCGCTTTGGCGGAGGCGATAGGTTATACCCGCAGCCAGTCGCGGGCCTGGTTTTTGTCCGGCGTGGAAAGCGCGACCCGCGATCCTTATGTGCTCAAAAAGTACGGCGAGTTTTGGGTCGACCTGAACGCCGCCGCGCTGGCGACCGATTATGCCGCCAGCTTATTGGATGCTGCCTGGCGCCAGGAAAATGCGCTCACCGAGGCGGAGCGCGGCAGCGTGGCGATCGCCAGCGCGACGGCCAAAGTTCTGGCTACCAGAGCCGGGTTGGACGTGACGCAACGCTTGTTCGAAGTCACCGGCGCGCGGGCGACCAGCGCCAAGGCCGGCTTCGACCGCCATTGGCGCAATCTGCGCACCCATTCGCTGCATGATCCGGTCGATTATAAGCTGCGCGATCTTGGCGAATGGGTTTTGAATGCCAAGGCGCCCACTCCGAGCTTTTACTCCTAAGGATCAAAACATGAGTTACGACACAATAGAAACGGCGCTGGAAGCCATCCGCAGCGGTAGCTTCGTGGTAGTGGCCGACGATGAAAGCCGGGAAAACGAAGGCGATTTAATCATCGCGGCCGAAAAAATCACGCCCGAACGCATGGCCTTTTTGGTACGGCACAGCAGCGGCGTCGTTTGCGTCTCCCTGCCGGGCGAGCGCGTCGATGCGCTGCATCTGGAACCGATGGTCGCGAGCAATAGCGATGCACATGGCACGGCATTTACCGTTTCGGTGGACTTGAACAAAGGCACCAGCACCGGCATTTCCGCCGCGGACCGCAGCGCCACCATCCGCGCCTTGGCGAATCCGGCCTGCACCGCCGACAATTTTGCGCGCCCGGGGCATGTGTTTCCGTTGCGGGCCAGGCAGCATGGCGTGTTGGCGCGGCCGGGCCATACCGAAGCGGCCGGGGACCTGGCGCGCTTGGCCGGATTGTATCCGGCCGGCGTATTGTGCGAAATCGTGAATGACGACGGCAGCATGACCCGCGGCGAGGCGCTGCGGGCATTCGCCAACCAGCATCAATTACCCTTTATCCGGATTGCCGACTTGATCGCCTACCGCCGCCGTAACGAACAACTGGTCGAGCACGTCTCGGAAGCCAGGATACCCACCGCCGTTGGGGTTTTCACCGCCCATGTTTATCGCTCGGTGCTGGACGGTTCGGAGCATCTGGCCCTGGTCAAAGGCCAGGTGACGGGACAGCAGAACGTCCTGGTGCGGGTGCATTCCGAATGTTTAACCGGCGATGTGCTTGACTCGTTACGCTGTGATTGTGGCAATCAACTCAAAATGGCGCTGGCAAAAATCGAACAGGCGGGCAGCGGGGTACTGGTTTATTTGCGCGGGCATGAAGGCCGCGGCATCGGTTTGGCGCACAAGTTGCGCGCCTATGAATTGCAGGATCAGGGCCGGGATACCGTACAAGCCAATCTGGATTTGGGGTTGCCTATCGATTCCCGCAGCTATGATGTCGGTGCCCAGATCCTCAGCGATTTGGGGGTGACGACGATCAGACTCATGAGCAATAACCCGGCCAAGTTCAGCCAGCTGGCGGGATACCGGCTGAAAATCGTCGAGCGCGTACCGCTGGAGCCCGCCCCCAATCGGGAGAACATCGTCTATTTACGCACTAAATCCGAGAAGCTGGGGCATTTGCTCAATCTGGACAATCTGCCCTGGGAAACGCTGAGCGTTAAATGAGGCTACCCGCACCTGGAAGAAGCCTACCCGTGTCGCCGAATTGCTGTTCCCCTGTTACCGGTTGCAAAAGCGCCTGAAAAAACACGCGCCAGATCGATATTCCATTTAAGCCTCGTGGGCGATACCGGAAAAGTCGAGTTGCAAGCCAAGGCCGGATGAGCAGAGGCCGAGCCGAGGCTGACGATGACATCGCTTGTTCCCCTCAAGCCCGTAATAGAAACCTAAAACCTGACCCTTTACAGACTCTATCAACCTCGTCAACCAACTTTAAAACCCATGAAACTAGAAACGATTGCTATACACGGTGGCTACAGCCCCGACCCGACCACCAAAGCCGTGGCCGTGCCCATTTATCAGACCACGTCTTACGCCTTTGACGATACCCAGCATGGCGCCGATCTCTTCGATTTGAAAGTGGCCGGAAATATCTATACCCGTATCATGAACCCGACTTCGGACGTGCTCGAAAAGCGCGTGGCCGCCTTGGAAGGCGGAATCGCCGGGCTGGCGCTGGCCTCCGGCATGGCGGCGATTACCTACGCGATCATGACCATCGCCGAAGCCGGCGACAACATCGTCTCAGCCGCCACGCTGTACGGCGGCACTTACAATCTCTTTGCCCATACCCTGCCGCAATACGGCATCGATGTGCGTTTTGCCGATTATCGCGATCCCGAAGCTTTCGAGGCGCTGATTGACGGCAAAACCAAGGCGATTTTCTGCGAATCGGTCGGCAACCCGCTCGGGAACGTGACCGATTTTGAACGGCTGGCCGCCATTGCCCACCGCCACGGCGTGCCGCTGATTGTCGACAACACGGTGCCGTCGCCTTATCTTTGCCGTCCGATCGAGCACGGCGCCGATATTGTCGTGCACGCGCTCACCAAATATCTGGGCGGTCATGGTAACAGCATCGGCGGCGTGATCGTCGATAGCGGCAAATTTCCTTGGGCCGAACATAAAGCGCGTTTTCCTCGTCTGAACGAGCCCGACGTGTCCTATCATGGTGTCGTTTACACCGAAGCCCTGGGACCTGCCGCTTACATCGGCCGGGCCCGAGTCGTGCCGTTACGCAATACCGGTGCTGCCCTTTCGCCCTTCAACGCGTTTTTGATCCTGCAAGGCATAGAAACCCTGGCGCTGCGCATGGACAGGATCTCTGAAAACGCCGTCAAGGTGGCGCGATACCTGCAAAACCACGACAAGGTGGAATGGGTCAACTACGCTGGGCTCGAAGATCATCCGGATAAAGCGTTGGTCGATAAATACATGGGCGGACGCGCGTCCGGCATTCTGACTTTTGGCTTGAAAGGCGGCCGTAAGGCGGGAGAGCATTTTCAGGATGCGCTAAAACTGTTCACCCGGCTCGTGAATATCGGCGATGCCAAATCGCTGGCTTGCCACCCGGCATCGACCACGCATCGGCAATTGTCTTCTGAAGAACTGCTCAAGGCTGGCGTCACCGAGGACATGGTGCGTTTATCGATAGGGATAGAACACGGCGACGACATTGTCGCGGATCTGGAACAGGCGCTCGAGGTGGTTTGACGCCGGAGGATTATTCCGCACTTGGCAGATCCGGGGTCAACAAGCCAGGATCTGCTTGTCCTGAAAGCCGTTAATTTTTGCGAAACCCGACAACCCGAATTATTACATTTAGGCATAAACATATTGTTCTTAATCGTTTTATAAGTTTTTTAAAGCATGTTATCTTGACGGCTAACGTAACTTCAAAGGATATGTTTTTACTTATGCATTTACTTGCTTTTCCTAATCCCACCGAGATGGCTCTCTCAATTCGGGCATCGGCTCTCGTTTTCGAAGATCCAAAATCCAAAGAGTTACTTGACAGAATCAAACGTATTGCACCCAGTGAGTTGAATGCTCTTATCATTGGCGAAACCGGTACAGGGAAAGAACTGGTCGCTCGTCACATACATGAACTGAGTGCAAAGCGCAACGGGCCCTTTCTAGCGGTTAATTGCTGTGCCTTACCGGAAACATTGATTGAAAGCGAGCTGTTCGGCCATGAAAAAGGGGCTTTTACCGGCGCGATGACGACCAAACAGGGTTGGTTTGAGGCTGCTTCGGGCGGCACGCTTTTTTTGGATGAGATTGGTGATCTGCCGCAGTCGATGCAAGTAAAATTATTACGGGTTTTGCAGGAACGAGAGGTGGTTCGGGTTGGCTCTCGCAAGGCAATACCCATAGACGTGCGATTGATTGCAGCAACCAACGTCAAGTTAGAGGAAGCAGTCATGGCCGGCCGGTTTCGCGAGGATTTGTACTATCGCCTGAATGTGGCTGCATTGAATTTATTGCCATTGCGGCAACGTATCGGGGATATCTTGCCCCTAGCCGAGCATTTTTTAAAAGTTTATGGTCAGCGACTCGGTTGTCCGAAGGCTACTATTGCTCCAACTGCAAAGCAAATTTTGTTATCGCATACTTGGCCCGGTAACATCCGCGAACTGGAAAATGTTATCCATCATGCCTTATTGGTAGCCCGTGACCTTACCATTAAACCAACGGATTTAAATCTCTCTCAATTGCCAAGTTTTCCTAAATCGGCAGACTCTGATACTGGGGATTTTGAGAGATTAGTCAGTGCTTTTCAGGTTTTATGTGAGCAAGGCTATCCTGATTTGTATGCTCGTGCCGAACAAGCATTGTTACAAGTGGCTTATATGCATACCGACCGAAACCAATTGGCAACAGCAAGATTGCTTGGGCTGAGCCGACATGTGGTTCGGGCTAGATTGATTCAGCACCACATCCTGACAGCAGGGGAGCAGGGAACTGAAAAATCTCATCCTGTATTGCCGCAGAGTACGGGTGGATCTCCCATTATCGTGCGTGACTTTTTTCCAAAGGATGAAGAATACAATGAGGATTTTTTAGCCGAATCGTCGCAAGAATGCTGGGGCTTTTGATTTGATCTTGCCCAGATTTCACAGACACCCAGTT harbors:
- a CDS encoding acyl-CoA dehydrogenase family protein; protein product: MSKANPPKQAQAKTQALFEKAEQLAAEFAATAVERDRRGGTAKSERDSLRQSGLLNLIIPAEYGGHGLDWHDTLQIVRIISRADSSLGHLFGFQHLLLATLRLFGDQWPHYYRETVKNSWFWGNTLNPLDTRAKISADGQDWLVQGTKSFCSGATDSDHLIVSALTEAGGKLVIAAIPSDRPGIRIHSDWDNMGQRQTDSGTVDFHGVRIYDHEILRQPGPLGSVFATLRPLIAQLVLINIYLGIGEGALAEAIGYTRSQSRAWFLSGVESATRDPYVLKKYGEFWVDLNAAALATDYAASLLDAAWRQENALTEAERGSVAIASATAKVLATRAGLDVTQRLFEVTGARATSAKAGFDRHWRNLRTHSLHDPVDYKLRDLGEWVLNAKAPTPSFYS
- a CDS encoding bifunctional 3,4-dihydroxy-2-butanone-4-phosphate synthase/GTP cyclohydrolase II, producing the protein MSYDTIETALEAIRSGSFVVVADDESRENEGDLIIAAEKITPERMAFLVRHSSGVVCVSLPGERVDALHLEPMVASNSDAHGTAFTVSVDLNKGTSTGISAADRSATIRALANPACTADNFARPGHVFPLRARQHGVLARPGHTEAAGDLARLAGLYPAGVLCEIVNDDGSMTRGEALRAFANQHQLPFIRIADLIAYRRRNEQLVEHVSEARIPTAVGVFTAHVYRSVLDGSEHLALVKGQVTGQQNVLVRVHSECLTGDVLDSLRCDCGNQLKMALAKIEQAGSGVLVYLRGHEGRGIGLAHKLRAYELQDQGRDTVQANLDLGLPIDSRSYDVGAQILSDLGVTTIRLMSNNPAKFSQLAGYRLKIVERVPLEPAPNRENIVYLRTKSEKLGHLLNLDNLPWETLSVK
- a CDS encoding bifunctional O-acetylhomoserine aminocarboxypropyltransferase/cysteine synthase — protein: MKLETIAIHGGYSPDPTTKAVAVPIYQTTSYAFDDTQHGADLFDLKVAGNIYTRIMNPTSDVLEKRVAALEGGIAGLALASGMAAITYAIMTIAEAGDNIVSAATLYGGTYNLFAHTLPQYGIDVRFADYRDPEAFEALIDGKTKAIFCESVGNPLGNVTDFERLAAIAHRHGVPLIVDNTVPSPYLCRPIEHGADIVVHALTKYLGGHGNSIGGVIVDSGKFPWAEHKARFPRLNEPDVSYHGVVYTEALGPAAYIGRARVVPLRNTGAALSPFNAFLILQGIETLALRMDRISENAVKVARYLQNHDKVEWVNYAGLEDHPDKALVDKYMGGRASGILTFGLKGGRKAGEHFQDALKLFTRLVNIGDAKSLACHPASTTHRQLSSEELLKAGVTEDMVRLSIGIEHGDDIVADLEQALEVV
- a CDS encoding sigma-54 interaction domain-containing protein — protein: MTANVTSKDMFLLMHLLAFPNPTEMALSIRASALVFEDPKSKELLDRIKRIAPSELNALIIGETGTGKELVARHIHELSAKRNGPFLAVNCCALPETLIESELFGHEKGAFTGAMTTKQGWFEAASGGTLFLDEIGDLPQSMQVKLLRVLQEREVVRVGSRKAIPIDVRLIAATNVKLEEAVMAGRFREDLYYRLNVAALNLLPLRQRIGDILPLAEHFLKVYGQRLGCPKATIAPTAKQILLSHTWPGNIRELENVIHHALLVARDLTIKPTDLNLSQLPSFPKSADSDTGDFERLVSAFQVLCEQGYPDLYARAEQALLQVAYMHTDRNQLATARLLGLSRHVVRARLIQHHILTAGEQGTEKSHPVLPQSTGGSPIIVRDFFPKDEEYNEDFLAESSQECWGF